The Methyloceanibacter sp. wino2 nucleotide sequence TCGGTCGAGGTGTCGCTTGACGGCGGCAAGAGCTGGTACCCGGCGCATTTGGATTCGCCACCTGAGCCGAAGTGCACGGTGCGTTTCACGTTCCCGTGGCGCTGGGACGGACAGCCGGTGCTGCTTGCGAGCCGATGCACGGACGAAACGGGCATGGTGCAGGCAACGCGCGAGGATCTCGTGGCGCTGCACGGCCTCAACTACGTCTACCACTACAACGCCATTCAGCACTGGGCCGTCGCCGCCGATGGAGGGGTGAGCAATGTCTAAACCCTCCTTGCTGTTCGCGGCCGTGGCCGCTTTCACGCTGTTCGCCGTGCAGGGACCGGCTTGGTCACAGGACGTGGCGAACAATGCCGACGGCTACGGCACGCCGCTGAAGCCGGAGGATCTCCTCGAGTTCTTCTCCATTCCGCCGGACGGTGCCGGGCTTCCCGAAGGCAGCGGCGCCGCGGCGCAAGGCAAGGAGGTCTACGCGGTCTCCTGCGCCATGTGCCACGGGCCCAAGATGGAGTCGGTGCCCGCGACCGGCGGCCCGGCGCTTGTCGGTGGTCGCGGCACGCTCACCGACGTGCCGGCGATCAAGACAGTCGAGAGCTACTGGCCCTACGCCACGACGCTGTTCGACTACATCAAGCGGGCCATGCCGTTCCACATGCCTGGCTCGCTGACAGACGATCAGGTCTATGCGGTGACGGCCTACATCCTGGCCGAAGGCGGCATCATCGAGGACGATGATGTGATGAATAAAACGACCCTTCCAAAAGTAAAAATGCCGAATGCAGATGGATTCGTTGCGTATCCGAATCCTGATGTGCGGCGCTTCAGGTGATCTGGGTTCGTTTATGAAGAAATTCGAAGAGAATTCCTTCGTGTCTTCTTCGAAAAAGAATGGTGGGAGCGAAAAATGATAACCAAAACAGAGGGAAACGCAAAAGGGATAGCGCTATGCAGAAGGCGAATATTGATGAGGGTATCGAAGTAGCCCCACTCAGACTTGGGAGTGCTTTAAAGGGAGCCGCGTGGATTTACGGGCTGACGATCGCGTCGTGCGCGCTCGTGAACCTGATTGTGACGCATTATCCGATCGGGCCATGGCAAGGCGAAGAGATCGCCAAGTTCTTCTGGCTCGACAACGTGACCTGGCAGATCTTCGCGGTCGGCTGGGCATGCCTGTTCGTGGTCTGTAGCTTCTGGCCATTCAACACAATGACGAACCCACTTACACGGGGCATTGCCGTCGTTGCGGCGTCGTGGGTCCTCGGCTGGATCACGGCCAAGGCGATCTACGTCACGGGTCTCGGCTCGGACTGGATCTTCCCGCTCGTGGGCACGTCGTGGTTCTTTCTGGCCTTCTTCTGTTTCAACGGAGAGAACTGGATCGTTCAGGGCCTGAAGCCGGCACGGCAGTTCTTCATCCTGCTCATCCTGATCGGCGGGCTTACCTTCGTGCTGACCCACACCGACATCGTCTGGATTCCGGCTTGGTGGTTCCCGTTCAATCTGGCCGGCGCCGCGACCGGAACGCTCGCCTACCTGACCCGGGGCATGCGTCAGCCGGAGAAGTCCGTCACGCAAATGTCGATGCTGTTCCTCGTGGCAGGGGCGGTCATTTGGGCTTCGGCCGGACTTGGTTTCTGGGACAGCAGCGCCACCGGCGTCGCCGAGTTCTGGAACATGGGCGCCATTGGAGCGGGCAATGAGTGGCTCGTCTTCTTCATGGTGGGCACGTCGATCAACTTCGCGCTGCCTGTCCTGTTGAACAACTGGCCGTTCAGCAAGATCCCCATGCCTTGGGGCGGTCTGATCGCCTGTGCCTTCTATCTGGCACTCGACGTGGTCGTGACCGTGTTGCTGCTCGCCGGCGTCGGGACGGTGTTCTCCTCGCAAGAGCAGCTGCTGACCTACGCCTATATGGGCGTCAACTGGTCTCTGGTCATGCCGCTCGTGTTCGGAACGGGTATGACCGAGCCCTACCTTTGGAAGGGTCAGAAGACTCCAGGTACCTGGGAAGACGTCGACGAGGCAGCGCCCAGCACCACATAACAAACAATGACCAATCATGGTCTTGATAGAGGCGGGTCCTCCGGAACCCTGGCTTTGGATCACCAAAGCAACGGGTCTGGGCGGCCCGCCTCGACTCATTCTACGGCGACCGAAGCGGCCGGCATCCCGGCACGTTTCTCTCACAGGCCGCTCCCATACCTTGGGGTGTTCAAGGTTGCGCGTTCCAAGACATGGCGTCATAGTAGTTGCACCAAGTCTCGGCCCAGGCGGTCGAGTATTGCACCATGCTCAAGGCAACTTCGCCCAAGGCAACTTCGAGGGAGCAGTCGGTACCGATCGGACACTGTGCCAACATCGTATTGGCCAGGGGAACGCTGCGATGCGCGCCTCCGTGAACACACTGAATTGCTCGGGCGAGGAATGATTACGAACAGCGACGGGACGTGACATCCAGTGTAGATTGCCCGCCGAGGCGATCACTTAGGCCCATTTGGGCGTGCTCATCACATGGTTGCCGTGCCGCTTGCGTCATTGAGGAAACATAACGTTGGCCGAACCTGCGACGCTTGAAATTCCGAAACCAGAGAAGCCCCAGAAGGAGCGGATCAGGCGCATCACGGCAAAGCTGTTTGCCGAAAAAGGATACCAGGCTGTCGGCGTTGCCGAGATCGGGGAGGCCGTGGGCCTCGGAAGAGGCGCCCTCTATTATCATATCGGCAGCAAGGAAGACCTGCTGTACGACATTGTCATTCGCTACATCACCGCCCTCGTGACGGCGGGCAACACCATCCTCTACGAATATTCAGATCCGCATGAGCGCATCACGCAGCTCAGCCGCTACCTCATGCGAACGATCTCCGAGCATCTATCCGAGCTCACGGTGTGCTTCCGCGAGGCAGAGGCACTGACGGGCGAGCGCTATGACGAGGTGTCCCGTCTCCACGCGGACTATCAGGAGATTTGGGCGCGCGCCATCAAGGAAGGGGCAGAGCAGGGGACGTTCCGCGAGTTGCCGCCCGTGGCGCTCAAGGGCATCCTCGGCATGTACTTCTACAGCTTCTTGTGGCTGAACCCGAACGGGCGTCAGAGCTCGGACGAGATCGCCGACGTATTCGCGGACATCGTTTTCCGGGCAGCGGACAAGGACCGGCCCACGCCAGACGCGGAGTAAGGCCGGCCGCATCGACACGGCCCCGGTTTCGCGTGCCGGGGTTCTTCTCTCGATCGAATTGGGATGGTAATCTCGGGGTTCGAGAGCTCAGAGCGGCAGCACGTAGAACATTCCATGCTGCCGCCCTTAGCGCGACCGTCTTCGGGTGGACAGTGGGAGCTTGAAGACGATCCCGATCCGGTACAGACCCCCGGGAGAGGAAGGTTCTCGGGGCTGTACGCGAGAGCTTTGGACGATGTCCTCGTGAAACCCGTCCAAGCACTGACGATAAATTTGTGGGCGGAAGCTGTTTTCAGCTTCCGCCCACATTTCGTTTCTATCTACTGCGCTGCGACCGGAGCGCGTTCGTCATCGAAGTTGGATTCGGTCGTCTTGTCCGCGACGCTTTCCTTGCCGGCAAATGCACCGCGCTGCTCGCTCGCCGGATGGGTGTCCTCGGCGTAAGGCGTCGACGTGCCGATCAGCTTCTCGCGGAAGGTACCCGGCTTGTACTCGGTCTGTGCGCGACCGCGCTTAACCAGCTCCGGAACCACGTAGTTGATGAAGTCCGAAGTCGTGCCGGGCGTCACCGCGTAGGCGAGGTTGAAGCCGTCGATACCGCCTTCGTCGACCCACTCCTCGAGAACGTCCGCAACCTTCTGCGGGCCGCCGACGAGAACCGGGCCCAGACCGCCGATGCAGCGTTCGCGGATCACGTCCTTCACCGTCCAGGTCTTGCCGTCGTGGCCGCTGGTCAGGGATTCGAGCGTCGTGCGAAGGCTGTCGTTCTCCATCGCCTCGAGCGGCTGGTTGGGATCGTAACCGGAGAAGTCGATACCGGTCCAACCACCATAGAGAGCCAGCATGCCTTCCGGGCTCGCATAGGAGAGGTACTCCTGATACTTGCGCTCGGCGGCTTCGTCGTTGGCGCCGGTGATGACCGTCAGAAGCGTGAAGATCTTGACCGAGTCGCGGCTGCGGCCTGCGGCCTCGACCTGATCGCGGATCTTCGTCGTCACAGCCTTGGACTGCGCGATGCTCGTGGTCAGAATGAACATGCCCTCGGCGTGCCGGGCGGCAAAGGCCTGACCCTTCGGCGAAGCGCCGGCCTGGAAGATGACCGGAGTCCGCTGCGGAGACGGTTCGCAAAGGTGGAAACCGGGCACCTTGTAGTACTTGCCGTCGTGCCGGATCGGATGGACCTTGGCCGGATCGGTGAAGATGCCGCTCACCTTGTCACGGTGGACAGCGCCTTCTTCCCAGGAACCTTCCCAAAGCTTGTACATGACTTGCATGTACTCTTCCGCCATGTCGTAACGCTCGTCATGGCCGATTTGCTTGTCCATGCCGATGTTGAGCGCGGCGCTGTTCAGGTACGACGACACAACGTTCCAGGCGACACGGCCCTTGGTCAGGTGATCGAGCGTGGAAAGACGGCGGGCCAGCACGTAAGGCTGCTCGAACGTCACCGCGGCGGTGACGCCGAAGCCCACATGATCGGTAACGGCGGCCATGGCCGAGATCGCGCCGAACGGATCGTTCACCGGCACCTGATCGGCGTCTTTGAGGGCCGCGGCGGCGGAGTTGCGATAGACATCGTAGACGCCGACCACGTCGGCGATGAACAGGGTGTCGAAATGCCCCCGCTCCAGCTCGATCGCCATGTTGGTCCAGTATTCGATGTCGTTGTACCGAGAGGCTTGGCTCTCGGGATGGCGCCACGTTCCTGCCGCCTGGTGACTGACGCAAGTCATGTCGAAGGCGTTCAGAATTATGCGCTTCTTCGTCATAATGTTAGGCTCCTTAGGCTTCCCATTGCTTTTCTCATTGACCTGCATTCGCACGGCACACTGCGCGCCGCTGCCAATTTCGGCCCGTTTCCGATAGCGCCCGTGCCGAGGTTGAGCTCAGCAACAGGCCGCCGGGTATGGGTGTTTCGAAGGTTCGATACTCCCTCCCAATCGAGAGTCCCTCGAACCACTTCAAGTTGGCTCTGTATCGATCGGTATATACACAATGAAAGCCCTCGGAAGCTGAGTCAAGTTGGTTTGATCGAAAAAGACCTGACGTAATTCCGTGTTTTTAAGGGGGCATCCCGTGCTTCGGATGGCGGGCGCGTGGCGCAGGCAAACCGCGCTCGGAGGACCGATCGGGGGCTCATCCGAGGGGCAGGAGGCCATTTTGTGGCCAAAGCGGGATTTCAGACCGGCGTCGGAGCGCGTGGTCCGCGGACTGGTTTACCGCCGGGGCACGCGTTGCCTAGGACGACGCGCAAAGCGTTTGCAGTTTGACCAGCCGTTTGACGGCGACGGCCTTGACCGTCTCGTGAATGTCTTCGGAAAAAGGTGCGGGAAGGGCGCTTTCTACCGCGTCGATCGCATCGGCCGCCGTGTCCACCACCTCTGCGAGCACGTGACGGCCCAGCGTCTCCGTCATTGCCGCGGTCTCGAGGAAGTGCTGCGCCTCGATATCTTCGATCCTGTGATGGCGTTCAGTGCCGACGGACATGGCGAGCCGCGGCCGCAGGCCCCCTGCGGATCCGTTCGCAATGCTCGGCTCGACGGTCAGGATGTCGTAGAGGGGCGTCAGCCGAAACGTGCCGCCGTGTCCGAGAAAAACGCTGAAATTCTTGGCGTGTCCGTCGGTTGCGCCCGTCAGCCAGAACACGATTTGGGCTTTCAAAACGGCTGCCTGGTCCTCCGCCGGGGTTTCGCTTCTCTGCAGGAAGTCGAGAATCTGCGCCATGCCGGGTCCGCCTTGCCGTTCGTATTTTACCGTCGGATGGACCGATAGCGCCTGGCACATATCTTCTT carries:
- a CDS encoding c-type cytochrome; protein product: MSKPSLLFAAVAAFTLFAVQGPAWSQDVANNADGYGTPLKPEDLLEFFSIPPDGAGLPEGSGAAAQGKEVYAVSCAMCHGPKMESVPATGGPALVGGRGTLTDVPAIKTVESYWPYATTLFDYIKRAMPFHMPGSLTDDQVYAVTAYILAEGGIIEDDDVMNKTTLPKVKMPNADGFVAYPNPDVRRFR
- a CDS encoding TetR/AcrR family transcriptional regulator; protein product: MAEPATLEIPKPEKPQKERIRRITAKLFAEKGYQAVGVAEIGEAVGLGRGALYYHIGSKEDLLYDIVIRYITALVTAGNTILYEYSDPHERITQLSRYLMRTISEHLSELTVCFREAEALTGERYDEVSRLHADYQEIWARAIKEGAEQGTFRELPPVALKGILGMYFYSFLWLNPNGRQSSDEIADVFADIVFRAADKDRPTPDAE
- a CDS encoding LLM class flavin-dependent oxidoreductase — encoded protein: MTKKRIILNAFDMTCVSHQAAGTWRHPESQASRYNDIEYWTNMAIELERGHFDTLFIADVVGVYDVYRNSAAAALKDADQVPVNDPFGAISAMAAVTDHVGFGVTAAVTFEQPYVLARRLSTLDHLTKGRVAWNVVSSYLNSAALNIGMDKQIGHDERYDMAEEYMQVMYKLWEGSWEEGAVHRDKVSGIFTDPAKVHPIRHDGKYYKVPGFHLCEPSPQRTPVIFQAGASPKGQAFAARHAEGMFILTTSIAQSKAVTTKIRDQVEAAGRSRDSVKIFTLLTVITGANDEAAERKYQEYLSYASPEGMLALYGGWTGIDFSGYDPNQPLEAMENDSLRTTLESLTSGHDGKTWTVKDVIRERCIGGLGPVLVGGPQKVADVLEEWVDEGGIDGFNLAYAVTPGTTSDFINYVVPELVKRGRAQTEYKPGTFREKLIGTSTPYAEDTHPASEQRGAFAGKESVADKTTESNFDDERAPVAAQ